CAGGGAACCAAAGAGAAAATAACTGGTTGTAAAAACCAAATGGAAGCTGTTTCCATCCACTATGGTATTGCCAGGATGAATAAGGAGGGGAAACAATACAAAATGCCAAGAAACGTGAGTTGTTTACTATGAAAAAGACCTTATAGGTAAAGTGGGTGAACAGTGGATACAAGCAAAGAGAGGTATTTTTAATGTTTAGGGAAAAATGAAAGTACTGCGAAAACAGGGGAGCAGCCGCAAGACTATTTCGCTCCGCTCTATGCGCCGATTATATGAGAAGCGACGCATACGTGTCGGTAACGCTTACGCTGGAGTTCCTGTACAATGGAAATTTTGTAAGGGAAAAGGTTATGTGACGTAATGATAAGATGGAACAGTGAGCCGGTACTGAGGTTGGTATTAAACCACGAGGTCTGAGTGGGAAGCTGTTCCATCGAACAAACAAAGGAGTCAGAGAGGCATTGTCAACAACTGTCCGCCTATGCAGTGAGCCACAAATGGTTGGCCGTAGAGCCACAAGATTTGTGAAAATCAATTGGACGCAGTCATGGTACCGAGGATTTTCTGGGGCAAATATTTGCCAGGGGCAAAGGGATTTTTCTGAAAAAGATCATCCCTTATCACGCCTTGATCCGGATGGGTGACCTGTCTGCGTGCATCGCACAGGCAGGCTGGTGCGGATTGTTCATCTGTAACTGAAAAACACTGAAAACCAGGATGCGGTATATGGAGGTAATGTTTGCAAGACTCTCAAGGTATTTTTATCCGTTCAGGAGAAAGATGATAGAGCAAAAAATCGAAGATTTTTTGGTACAGGGAATCTTTTTGTACTTGACAAAAGCCTTCTAATGGGTGACCCCATTTACCATTTATAAGTTTTACCGCTTTCCTTCCACAATCATGATTCCTCCAAACATGCCCTCGTAGAGTTTACAAACCATCTGATCAACACTTTTGGCGGCCTTCTTTATGATTTTCCTGTGTAACTACTCAGCGTATTTTCAAATGTTATCAAACAAAATCAGGCAATTCACCTCGAAATAATATTTCTAAGCCCTGGCTTGAGCTTACCCCTTGCTTTCTACAGGTAGAGAGATAACTACGAATACGACAGAAAATTTTGGCGCCTTCCATAGAACGGAAACAGCCAGATATTTTCTGGTGAACCTTTGTCATCCTGATATCATTTTCACCTAAATTGTTTGTGAAGGGCACAATTTCATTTTCCATAAATCTTAGCACATCATTCTCGTATTCTATCAATCGCTCCAGAAGATTCCGGGCTTTTTGTCCTTTTCACTCTCCCTTTCTCCCTTTTCTGTTCGTTTCATCAGTGGGGACAGCTTCCGCATTTTTTACTATCGAAGATATTTTTTAAAGTTGGTATTTTTCAGACTCGGTTTCTAAAACCTCCCGCATCATTTACTGCGCGATTTATCTCTTCGAGCAAGACTCTCGTATCTTTTGCCCATTGCTGCTTGTCTTCTTCCCATACCCCTGTCAATTCTCTTAAGTGCGGGCATTACATAATGCATGGGTACAATCATACGTGTAATACGGCTTCCAGTGTCGTGACAAAGAATTCCCCTGAATTTGGGTAATATCCGCATTGCATCTATCGCATCAGTTCCCTGTTTCTCATGGGGGAAAAGATGTCCATGAACCATTGGAGGTACAATGCAGCCAACGCCTTTCCCATTCATGGCAATGCCCGTTTCATCAACATGGAGCAAATCTGAGTAGCAGGTTTCTTTTGCTTTTTTTCTTCAAAGCTTCATACAAAACCGAATGCTTGATTAAAGTTGTAAATGGAACCTTCGCTCACCGGTATCCCGAGTTGCTCGAAAATACTCCTGGCTTCTTATAAGGAATCAATTGAAATTGTGACATACACTGCATGCGCTTTCTACCCCATTCCATACTGCACTGCCTTTGTCACTTTAGAAAAGACGCTACAAATCGATCCCCTTTACCATCTTCAAGGATCTGCGCACGATATTCCGTTACGATTCTTGAAATATCAATATCGAATACCTGCCGTGATTCATAACCTGCCTCCCTATAGTTTCCCGGCGGGAGTTTTCTCCGGTCAATTTTGATGACCTCAACCTTATCTGGCTCCTCGACCTTTGAAGGGTTACACCAATGACCTTTTTGACCGCCTGGCTTTTTCCCCGTTCTCCTTGCGCACCACCCCTTGCGATTCGGATCACTTGATGGCGGTTTGCTACTTATTACTACTGTTCACGTTTAAGCGATTTGCCAGTAACGTCACCAGTACTACCAGCAGCTCAACCATATGACCGCATGGTTGGTGACAACTCTTCTCTTCAGAAAGAAGTTTCTTCACTTTTTCGAGCGTTGCATCAATATTAATGTTGTTTATCGTCAATGGATAGCACCTGTATACATAGCCTCAAATCATTTACTACGGCTATTATACCACAGGGTTTTTTATCCATTTTTTTCACGTCAGTATCCATTCTGAGACACGTAAAAAATTTGATAACTCCAAGGTATTCTTTGTATAATCGATAATCATGAATGACCAATGAGAATTGCTATTTGGCAATATACAGCCACTTGCATTGGACACAAAAAATTACCTATTCACAACAAATATCTTGTCAAGCAAAATTTAAAATATTTTTCGCTGAATAGTTACAATTTTTAAACATATTCGCAAGTCTGCCATCATCTTTCTGCAGTTGCACATACGGCGGATTTGCAATCACCACATCAAACCCGCCCCCTCGACTTCGCTCTGGACAGGCCTTCTTGTGAAACACCTCTGAAAAATAAAGATGCCAGAGAAAGAATGGCCTTATCTTCCTGCCGCTGGTAAATTCCTTCAGTTGTTTTTCCGCTGATTCAAGATTAAGGCCAAATTCTTTATCGAGTTTTTCCTTCTCCTTTTTGATGCATTCTTCCCTCTCCTGCGCAGTTGGCCAACTTGAATGCCTTCTTTCAATAGCCTTTAGCTCATTGAAATAATCAGCTTTCTGGTTTTTCAATTTTGTTTCAAATATTTCAATAAGCAAATCATCAACCTCTTCCTTCAGCCTTGTTTTTCGCGATACATTCGATTCATTCAAAAACGCATCCTTTTTCTTCTGAAACTGTTCTATCAATGTATCCGTCTCATCTTTGATCAATTGACCGCCACTTTTCTGTTTATCTGCATCAAAGCTGATCCCCATAAATTCAGAGATGAGACTGTTAACCTGCATAATACGGTAATCCAGATTCGGTAGGGGTTTAATGTTTCTTATGTCATCTTCATCCACCACAAGCGAAAGCCACAGCCGGAGTTTTGCAATTTCCACTGCGCCGGGGTCAATATCCACACCGTACAGGGAGTGTTCAATGCAGTGACGTTTGAAATCATAGGCTGTTCTGTGCGTATCTGATCCTAACCCTGACAGGGTTTCGAACCCTGTCAGGGTTTTTGAGCTAAGAAAAACGGACAACACATTTCTTACTTTTACGATCTCACTCATCATCCCCACGGGAAACGCGCCGGAACCTACCGCCGGGTCACAGACAGTAATTTCTTCGAGTTTCTTATCTATTTGAGCGGCGTTATTTCTTATGCTTTCCGGCAGCACCAGTTTATTTTTCGCTGTCTTCTGTTTTCCCTCAGCAATTAATTTTTCCTTTAAAAGGGCCGTTGCCTCGTTTTCGCTTGCCTGCTCACCGGTATGTATCAGGGTCTCGATGTCTTCTTTGCTTATCTTAACCCTGACAGGGTTTGAAACCCTGTCAGGGTTGTGGAGGTAATTGATCAGGCTCTGCTGGCACATGTAGTGGACAATCTCGCGGGGTGTGTAATAGACGCCGTATTGCTTGTTGAATTTACTTTCTCCCCCTTTTATCCCGCTCTTTAATGCCTTTTTATATTCCTCAAAGTTGTCAGGACGGATGGCATTGAATTTTTCATACGCCTTGCCCAGCAGTTCCGGGTCAATGGCAACTTCCTTTTCCAATGGCTCGTCTTCTCTGACGGTAAAGTTGTAGCGGTCAAAGATATCCAGAATGCCATCACCCTCATCACCTTCCCTGGTTTTATTTTTATTAGAGAACAGGCTGTCCGGCAGACAGATATCGGTATGCACCCAGTCGTAATTGCCGATGGGGTCAAAGAGACCGCCGTTGAGAAACGGGATTTTGCATTTAAACCGGATGTAATAGTGATCATCATGGCTGCGGTCGTTCCGCAGGGCATCATAAAAAAGCGGTTCCAGGATATCATTAAAGAAATTCTTACCCGCCTGCGCCGAGGCTTCGGCGGGCAGATAATCACCGCCTGCCTGTGCGCTGCCTGTCTGCCGCGCTCTCGGCACAGGCAGGCACGCAGAAAGTGTTTAGAACCTGTGCCCCAGGCTTCATCACGACTAACGCCAAACCAGCCCTTTTTCTGCAGAAAATAGAGGAAGACGATCTGCCCCAGCAGCTTTTTGGCAAAATCAACGCTGTTTACCCCTTTTGCCTCGAAATCTGCCTTGACTTTTGCATCGTTTTTGACCACTTTGTCCAGTGCTTCTTTTGTGCGGATAAAAAGATCACGGTATTCCCTGAAAAATTCCCTGGTTACCGTTTCAATATCGAACGCCTGTTCCAGTTTGTCAAAGGTAGGGCTGTGTTCATCATCTGCCAGGATGTTCACCAATCTGCTCTGGGCGGTATGGCTCTTTTCGTTCTCTCCAACCAGGAACGACCAACGCCGTGCGGGTGTGAACTCTTCCTTTACCCTCATTCTCCCTGTTTTCGTCTGTTCAAACTTGTAGTCCATCTTGACCAGGGAAAACCGCCAGTCTTCATCATCAGGCGATACAAAGGCAACCAACGCAGCATCCTTCAGTTCACCGCCACGGCTGCCATTGAGATACCATGCGATAAAGTTGCGCTGCATAGTGCGGGCGCGTTCAAGGGAGGTCTTTTTCTGGAGCCTTACGATAAGGATATCGATCCTGTTTTCGCCATCATTGAATTTCCCTATTCTTTCAAGTGTACTGATATATTGTCGGTATGCTTCTGGAATGAACTTACCTTGGTAAGTAAAAGGGGCTTCTCCAATACGGTTTAAAAGGTTTTTGATGAAACCGATAAACCGCTCTTTATCAAAAGGGTTTTCAAAGGTTTCTTTGATACATTTTCGCGCCTGCTGTTTATCCATAAAAATAACGATATTCTTACTTGACGAAATGATTTATTATGCTATACTTTTTACAGAATCACGATGAGAGGCTATCCAAAGGGTTTCGTCCCGCGGTAATGCCTCTTTTTTATTGTCCTTTATACTCCACTTTACCCCTCAAGTCATTCATAAAGACGATATAATTGGAAAAACCCCTGAGAAGTGAAGAATACCTGTTTCTGTTTGGAATCATCAATTTTAACAGTTTATCTTTCCCCTTGAGATACTCAATTAAACAATGAAAATCACCATCTCCGGACACAATGAGGGCTTTCTCATAATTAGTGTATTCTATCATTGTATGAAGCACCAATTCAGCATCAACATTTCCTTTAGCTTTACCATCGGGCAGATTTAGTGTTGGCTTAAAGACAAGAATATATCCATCTTTTTGTAATGACGTGTATAAATTTTGATTTGTGCTGATATATCCAATAAAAAGGAAAGCCTTACCGACGGCATATTTATCTTCTAAATATTTTCTAAACCTCTTGAAATCAAGAATCCACCCCTGATCCCTGATTGCCAGATTTACATTCTGGCTGTCAATAAAGGCATAATTATTCAGTTTTGGTTGCTTGTGAAACATTTATTTGTCCTTTGTTATTTTTTGAAACCCAGACAGGATTGAGAACCCTGTCTGGGTTAATTACTCCAATATTATCTCATCTGAAATGTCATCGCAACCAGCGCTATGATACGCCACAAAACCATCACGTCCACCAAACCACGAAAGAACCTCTTCGCGCTCTATTTTCGCTGGGGAGTTCGACAGCACTGTTCTGTAAGATGAGTATCGGTACCTTGTAAAGTCGTCCATAATACCATGATGCCGGGGATTATTGTGTATATAAAACGTCACCTGAATCCGCTGTTTTTCGGTACGGATCACCTTGCGACGAAAGGGGCGTTCGAAGAGACTTCCCCTCCGTCCAACTTGTTTGTTCAGCGCCTGTGCGTAACTATTAAACATATCAGAAAAATAGAGATGTGGTTTTCGCTCTGTATTATCACGAATAGAAACCAAAAGGTGAAAGTGATTCTTCATAAGACAATACGCATAGACCTTTGCTGTGCGAAAAACATATCTCGAGAACAATTCCAGAAAGTATTGGTAATTCGCCTCTGTGTGGTAAAGAGTTTCACTATTGATACCACGATTATAAATATGATACCAGTTTCCTGGTAGCAGAGGCGTGACCGTTGTGCTCATTGTCTATCTCCAAGATCAAACAATCCCCAACCCTGACAGGGTTCTAAACCCTGTCAGGGTTTTCTGTTAAAAATAATGAAAGTATTACTTCCCGTTTGCCGGATACCACCGGATTTTGTTCGGCATAGTGTTCTTCCAGCAGTCTTGCAGGGATATGTACCTGTAGTACCGCCAGCACCTTGAACGGGTTAACGATTTCATTCCTGAGCGCGTTCAGGGCATTTAGTGTCTTTTTCGCCGTCTGTTTAGGAAGTCCACCTTCCTCAAGCTGGGTGAGGACTTTTTTCAGATAGAGTTCCTGGTCTTCTGTCAGTTTCTGTGTATTCTTTAAGGTAGCCTTCAATACTTTAAAAATATGTGCCGCGCTGTCGCGCCCGCCCCTGTGGCCATGATGAGGTATTTCCTCCGTTGTAGCCAGGTTAAATGCCTCTTTGTTCTTATCCAGAAGGTCATAATACTGTGCTGGGAGTTTTTGCTTCATTTCATCAGGACTGCTCTCCAGCAGTTTTGCCGCAGTAAGAAAATCCAACTCTTCTGCCCCGTTTTTGTGTCCCGCCATGTAAAATTTCTGCAATTTCCCCCGCCTGAAATAGGTAATTAACCCTGACAGGGTTGGAAACCCTGTCAGGGTTTTCGCGGTGCGCGCCTTTTTTGGGAGTTTCTTTATTTCTTCAAAAAGTGCAGGATTTTTCTCCCGGATATCTTTTATCACATGGAGGTATTTTAATTCGCTTTCCCCGGCCCCTTCTTCACCCTCCATGGTTTGTCGGGAAATCAGCCGATTAAAGAGTTCGTGCGATTCAACAGGTTCTCCTTCGGTTAAAAGCTCCGCGTCTCCTCCAAGCAGGGTTAAAAAGGCATTGATTTTTGCCTCAGCCGCCTCTTTCAGTTTTATCTGGTCATTTGATTGTCTGGTCGGAAAGAAATTAAAGATATGTATCTTCTCAAATTTTGTATCTACACGGTTTACACGCCCTACCCGCTGCATCATTCTCGTTGGGTTCCAGGGGATATCATAATTGATTACGGTATTGGAGCGGTGCAGGTTAACACCTTCAGACAGTACTTCAGTGGAAACCAGGATGCGATATTCATCTTTCGGATGCCGCGCCCTGGCATCAAAATTCTCAATGACCCTGTCACGCACTGCCTCACCTGACCCACCGGTAAAGCACAATACCTTATCAGTATATTGCTTATGTATGTTTTCGAACAGATAGTTTGCGGTTTCCTTTGATTCGGTAAAGATGATCAGATGATTTTCCTTTAAAACCGAATTCTTTGACAATTCCCCCAAAAATTTTAAGAGCTTCGGGTCCCGGTCAATGTGATGCCATAGTTTTTTCATCTCGAGGAGGATGTCATGGTCGTGCTGTAAGTCTGCCCTTAGATCTTCTCTGAATTCACTGCTTGGATATCGTTCTGCCTTGCCCTCATCGATCAATCGCTGAACGGCTTCGTCATCATCGTTTTCAAGTAATTCAAATATTTTATTCGTGTGTTTCTTGCTAACGTATACATTACCGCTGTCATACTCCTTTAAAAACATCTCATAAGAACGCAGGAATCTGTCCACCGAATTTTTAAAGGCAAAGAAGCTGCTTTCAAGACGTTTCACAAGCAGGATTTTCATAAACTTGCCCATGTTTCTCTGTGACTGCTGCTCAAGCTGATCCACTTTGCCTTCGTAGTAAAGCATGGGCATGTACCGGGCATATTGAAATTCCTGCGCGATCAACGCGATGGTTTTATTGAATATTTCATCCTCCCTGTCATTGAGCTCATAAAAAAGAGGAACCGGTTTTTCAACATCTGGAAATTTGAGACCCTGGTTCTTTATATCATCGGAAAAGTACCGTTCGATCTCTGTTCGGGTGCGACGCACCATTAAATATTTGAGGACTTTTTCACGTATTTCCCCGGCATTTTCTTTCACCGTTTTTATATAGTGAAGGTAATCACGCCGCCGGTCCAGTTTTTTCAACTTTTTATCCAGTCCATGAAAGAATGCTTCCAGATCCGGCATATTGGGGATCGTACTTTTTTTGGCCTTCTGAAAGAGTTTCAGCAGGCTTAAAATATCCCTTGGCGCGTTGTTATAGGGAGTCGCCGTCACCAGAACAACCCGTTTCCCGCGGCAGATTTCCGCCAGTTTCTCATAGGTAACCGTTGTTTCCGTTCTGAAACGGTGTGCCTCATCTATAATAATGTTGGTGTATTGCTCTGTCCCTCTGTAAATAAGCTCATCCAGTTTGCCAAGTGATTCAAAACAGGCCGGCACCCTGAAATCAGAAAACACGTTTGTCCAGGAACCGGGATTCGACCTTTCAAGCAGGACGGGAGGGGCAATGACCAGTGTTCTGCCGTCAAGCTGCCCCGAGAGCATGGCTGAAATGTATGTCTTACCTAACCCTACAACATCAGAGACGAAGACCCCACCATATTCCTGGAGTATCTTCTTCGCATTTAAAACTGCCTGCTCCTGATATTCCAGTTTTTTTGATCCTATCCATTCGATAAACTTGCTGACACCCTCTTCGACCTTTCTGTTATCCTCTGATTTCTCCAATTCCTTTTCTACCAGATGTGCAACCTCCTGTTTTGTTTCCGCGTGTGATAATTCGATTACGTGCGATCGTGATTCGACAGCTTTTTCCAGTAATTCAAATGTTTTTCTGCTGGTGCTGATTCCTATGAGTATGCGTATCTTTTGTGTATTTTCCAGTGACTTATACAGCGCATGGAATCCGCTGGTGTAGAAGTACCCGACAAGGCAGTCAAAAGATGATGTGTCTTTTATTAAAACCTCAAACCGTTCCTTCAGGCTTTGATTTTTTTCGTTTGTTATGAATGATAAATCAGTATTCATAGCCTAAAATTGCAGAATTTATTTCCTGCGATACACCTCATCATGGCTGCCAATATCAAGGAGAATAATTTCTTTTTCTGTTACCTTAAGTGTCAGGGTAATCCGGTAGCAATAGGTAAGCCTCACCGCAAAGAGTCCTTCGAGATTTCCACCCAGGGAAAATGCGGAGTGAAGGGATCCCTCTTTCAGTTCATCAACAACCCGTGAAAAGTCTTCTCTGAGTTCGGGATGTTTCCGGAAAAACTTTTTCGCCCTTCTCAGAAAGTAGCGGGTTGCCGCGATGGTATACATGTTCAGCCTGCAGCTTCTTTGTCAATGGCCTTAAGA
Above is a genomic segment from Candidatus Brocadiaceae bacterium containing:
- a CDS encoding BREX-1 system adenine-specific DNA-methyltransferase PglX — its product is MEKEVAIDPELLGKAYEKFNAIRPDNFEEYKKALKSGIKGGESKFNKQYGVYYTPREIVHYMCQQSLINYLHNPDRVSNPVRVKISKEDIETLIHTGEQASENEATALLKEKLIAEGKQKTAKNKLVLPESIRNNAAQIDKKLEEITVCDPAVGSGAFPVGMMSEIVKVRNVLSVFLSSKTLTGFETLSGLGSDTHRTAYDFKRHCIEHSLYGVDIDPGAVEIAKLRLWLSLVVDEDDIRNIKPLPNLDYRIMQVNSLISEFMGISFDADKQKSGGQLIKDETDTLIEQFQKKKDAFLNESNVSRKTRLKEEVDDLLIEIFETKLKNQKADYFNELKAIERRHSSWPTAQEREECIKKEKEKLDKEFGLNLESAEKQLKEFTSGRKIRPFFLWHLYFSEVFHKKACPERSRGGGFDVVIANPPYVQLQKDDGRLANMFKNCNYSAKNILNFA
- a CDS encoding NYN domain-containing protein; amino-acid sequence: MFHKQPKLNNYAFIDSQNVNLAIRDQGWILDFKRFRKYLEDKYAVGKAFLFIGYISTNQNLYTSLQKDGYILVFKPTLNLPDGKAKGNVDAELVLHTMIEYTNYEKALIVSGDGDFHCLIEYLKGKDKLLKLMIPNRNRYSSLLRGFSNYIVFMNDLRGKVEYKGQ
- a CDS encoding SNF2-related protein; translation: MNTDLSFITNEKNQSLKERFEVLIKDTSSFDCLVGYFYTSGFHALYKSLENTQKIRILIGISTSRKTFELLEKAVESRSHVIELSHAETKQEVAHLVEKELEKSEDNRKVEEGVSKFIEWIGSKKLEYQEQAVLNAKKILQEYGGVFVSDVVGLGKTYISAMLSGQLDGRTLVIAPPVLLERSNPGSWTNVFSDFRVPACFESLGKLDELIYRGTEQYTNIIIDEAHRFRTETTVTYEKLAEICRGKRVVLVTATPYNNAPRDILSLLKLFQKAKKSTIPNMPDLEAFFHGLDKKLKKLDRRRDYLHYIKTVKENAGEIREKVLKYLMVRRTRTEIERYFSDDIKNQGLKFPDVEKPVPLFYELNDREDEIFNKTIALIAQEFQYARYMPMLYYEGKVDQLEQQSQRNMGKFMKILLVKRLESSFFAFKNSVDRFLRSYEMFLKEYDSGNVYVSKKHTNKIFELLENDDDEAVQRLIDEGKAERYPSSEFREDLRADLQHDHDILLEMKKLWHHIDRDPKLLKFLGELSKNSVLKENHLIIFTESKETANYLFENIHKQYTDKVLCFTGGSGEAVRDRVIENFDARARHPKDEYRILVSTEVLSEGVNLHRSNTVINYDIPWNPTRMMQRVGRVNRVDTKFEKIHIFNFFPTRQSNDQIKLKEAAEAKINAFLTLLGGDAELLTEGEPVESHELFNRLISRQTMEGEEGAGESELKYLHVIKDIREKNPALFEEIKKLPKKARTAKTLTGFPTLSGLITYFRRGKLQKFYMAGHKNGAEELDFLTAAKLLESSPDEMKQKLPAQYYDLLDKNKEAFNLATTEEIPHHGHRGGRDSAAHIFKVLKATLKNTQKLTEDQELYLKKVLTQLEEGGLPKQTAKKTLNALNALRNEIVNPFKVLAVLQVHIPARLLEEHYAEQNPVVSGKREVILSLFLTENPDRV